The following proteins are encoded in a genomic region of Peromyscus maniculatus bairdii isolate BWxNUB_F1_BW_parent chromosome 12, HU_Pman_BW_mat_3.1, whole genome shotgun sequence:
- the LOC102923423 gene encoding cytochrome P450 2J5-like — MFPWALRYLSGPHQKIFRYHEAVKGFIRHEIIRHKLRAPEAPKDFISCYLSQITKAMADPVSTFNEENLIQVVTDLFLGGTDTTATTLHWALIHLVHHRAVQERVQQELDEVLGTSQAVCYEDRERLPYTRAVLHEVQRLSSVVAVGAVRQCVTSTWVHGYYVPKGTIILPNLASVLYDPECWETPQQFNPGHFLDKDGNFVANEAFLPFSAGHRVCPGEQLARMELFLMFATLLRTFRFQLPEGSQGLRLEYVFGGTLQPQPQKIRAVLRLSSLSPREEGL; from the exons ATGTTTCCCTGGGCCCTCCGCTACCTCTCGGGGCCCCACCAGAAGATATTTCGGTACCATGAGGCTGTGAAGGGCTTCATCCGCCATGAAATCATCAGGCACAAGCTCAGGGCACCTGAGGCCCCCAAGGATTTCATCAGCTGCTACCTGTCACAAATCACCAAG gcCATGGCTGACCCTGTCTCCACATTCAACGAGGAGAACCTGATCCAGGTGGTGACTGACCTGTTTCTGGGCGGTACCGACACCACGGCTACCACACTGCACTGGGCACTCATACACCTGGTCCACCACAGAGCCGTCCAGG AGAGAGTGCAGCAGGAGCTGGACGAGGTCCTGGGCACTTCTCAGGCCGTCTGCTACGAGGACCGAGAACGGCTGCCCTACACCCGCGCTGTCCTCCACGAGGTGCAGCGTCTTAGCAGCGTCGTGGCTGTGGGTGCCGTGCGTCAGTGTGTGACGTCGACCTGGGTGCACGGCTACTACGTGCCCAAG GGTACCATCATCTTGCCCAATCTGGCCTCTGTGCTGTATGACCCCGAGTGCTGGGAGACCCCTCAACAGTTCAACCCTGGCCACTTCCTAGACAAGGATGGAAACTTCGTGGCCAATGAGGCCTTCCTGCCCTTCTCTGCAG ggcaTCGGGTGTGTCCTGGGGAACAGCTGGCCCGAATGGAGCTCTTCCTGATGTTTGCTACCCTCCTCAGGACCTTCCGGTTTCAATTACCAGAAGGGAGCCAGGGCCTCAGGCTGGAATATGTCTTTGGGGGGACACTGCAGCCTCAGCCCCAGAAGATCCGTGCCGTGCTTCGCCTGAGCAGCCTCAGCCCTAGAGAGGAGGGCCTGTAG